A DNA window from Gorilla gorilla gorilla isolate KB3781 chromosome 6, NHGRI_mGorGor1-v2.1_pri, whole genome shotgun sequence contains the following coding sequences:
- the PRPS1L1 gene encoding ribose-phosphate pyrophosphokinase 3, whose translation MPNIKIFSGSSHQDLSRKIADRLGLELGKVVTKKFSNQETCVEIDESVRGEDVYIVQSGCGEINDSLMELLIMINACKIASASRVTAVIPCFPYARQDKKDKSRAPISAKLVANMLSIAGADHIITMDLHASQIQGFFDIPVDNLYAEPTVLKWIRENISEWKNCIIVSPDAGGAKRVTSIADQLNVDFALIHKERKKANEVDCIVLVGDVNDRVAILVDDMADTCGTICLAADKLLSAGATRVYAILTHGIFSGPAISRINTACFEAVVVTNTIPQDDKMKHCSKIRVIDISMILAEVIRRTHNGESVSYLFSHVPL comes from the coding sequence ATGCCGAATATCAAAATCTTCAGCGGCAGCTCCCACCAGGACTTATCCCGGAAAATTGCTGACCGCCTGGGCCTGGAGCTAGGCAAGGTGGTGACTAAGAAATTCAGCAACCAGGAGACCTGCGTGGAAATTGATGAGAGTGTGCGTGGAGAGGATGTCTACATCGTTCAGAGTGGTTGTGGCGAAATCAACGACAGTCTAATGGAGCTTTTGATCATGATTAATGCCTGCAAGATTGCTTCAGCTAGCCGAGTTACTGCAGTCATCCCATGCTTCCCTTATGCCCGACAGGATAAGAAGGATAAGAGCCGGGCCCCAATCTCTGCCAAGCTTGTTGCAAATATGCTCTCTATAGCAGGTGCGGATCATATCATCACCATGGACCTACATGCTTCTCAAATTCAGGGCTTTTTTGATATCCCAGTAGACAACTTGTATGCAGAGCCAACTGTCCTGAAGTGGATAAGGGAGAATATCTCTGAGTGGAAGAACTGCATTATTGTCTCGCCAGATGCTGGTGGAGCTAAAAGAGTGACCTCCATTGCAGACCAGTTGAATGTGGACTTTGCTTTGATTCATAAAGAACGGAAGAAGGCCAATGAAGTGGACTGCATAGTGCTAGTGGGAGATGTGAATGATCGTGTGGCTATCCTTGTAGATGACATGGCAGACACTTGTGGTACAATCTGCCTCGCAGCTGACAAACTTCTCTCAGCTGGAGCAACCAGAGTTTATGCTATCTTGACTCATGGAATCTTTTCTGGCCCAGCCATTTCTCGCATCAACACTGCATGCTTTGAAGCAGTGGTAGTCACCAATACCATACCTCAAGATGATAAGATGAAGCATTGCTCTAAAATACGAGTAATTGACATCTCCATGATCCTTGCAGAAGTCATAAGGAGAACTCATAATGGGGAATCTGTTTCCTACCTGTTCAGCCATGTTCCTTTATAA